In the Aneurinibacillus soli genome, one interval contains:
- a CDS encoding methyl-accepting chemotaxis protein yields MSKKLLEIAESLKIFQDTYPEDTCLILTDREIITSYMPGKNIDLKLTVGESMTKYKNSVTYQVLQTGKKTRNEVGSEHLGVAYISTATPIIERGEMVGVLAAVTSNQKLDVLRKGAHELNALVQEMISSSEEITESSDRTAKRLQALSGESEVLNSDIKNVETILNYVKNMASRTQILGLNAAIEAARSGQYGRGFSIVADEIKKMAVSSKEATEEIQTQLNRMQQGIEEITLSIRDITSQTGQHSTSAEEFHLMVEKVAATASLLNEHSSFRDY; encoded by the coding sequence ATGTCAAAAAAACTACTGGAAATAGCTGAATCTTTAAAAATATTTCAAGATACATATCCAGAAGATACTTGTTTGATTTTAACGGATCGAGAAATCATTACCTCTTATATGCCCGGTAAAAATATTGACTTAAAGCTAACGGTCGGGGAAAGTATGACGAAATATAAAAACTCGGTAACGTATCAAGTGTTGCAAACGGGAAAGAAAACACGGAACGAAGTCGGATCTGAACATTTAGGCGTTGCGTATATTTCAACAGCAACTCCAATTATAGAGCGGGGAGAAATGGTAGGGGTGCTCGCTGCTGTCACCTCGAATCAGAAGCTCGATGTGTTGCGCAAAGGCGCACACGAATTAAATGCCCTTGTTCAAGAAATGATTTCCTCTTCCGAAGAAATTACGGAATCTTCAGATCGCACAGCAAAGCGCTTACAGGCTCTATCCGGGGAATCAGAAGTATTGAATAGTGACATAAAAAATGTCGAGACGATCCTGAACTATGTGAAAAACATGGCTTCACGAACACAGATACTTGGTCTGAACGCCGCGATTGAAGCAGCTCGTTCCGGGCAATACGGAAGAGGATTTTCAATTGTTGCCGATGAGATTAAAAAAATGGCGGTTAGCAGTAAAGAAGCTACAGAAGAAATCCAAACTCAGCTAAATCGTATGCAGCAAGGAATTGAAGAAATCACGCTTTCTATTCGAGACATTACATCTCAAACCGGCCAACATTCAACAAGTGCAGAAGAATTTCATCTGATGGTTGAAAAAGTCGCAGCTACTGCTTCGTTATTGAATGAGCATAGTTCGTTTAGAGACTATTAA
- a CDS encoding PaaI family thioesterase, translating into MKQIPDEKSLHLQHYKQICEKLADDPFARFLGIRLVDLGPGTATAEVEVDGRLLNAHGTTHGAVIFALADVVFAAASNSYGKVSVALSMNIGFLAASGFGARLRATAIEEKKGNRTAWYRITVESDTEVVALLDALAYRKSEYIIPIEE; encoded by the coding sequence TTGAAACAGATACCGGATGAAAAGAGTCTACATCTTCAACATTACAAACAAATTTGTGAAAAATTAGCGGATGATCCGTTTGCTCGATTCCTTGGTATTCGTTTAGTAGATTTGGGGCCGGGAACCGCTACCGCAGAAGTGGAAGTGGACGGACGACTATTGAATGCTCACGGTACTACGCATGGGGCGGTTATTTTTGCGCTTGCAGATGTTGTGTTCGCGGCTGCTAGCAATTCCTACGGGAAAGTGTCTGTAGCACTTTCGATGAATATTGGTTTTCTTGCTGCAAGCGGATTTGGTGCTCGTCTCCGAGCAACGGCTATAGAAGAAAAGAAGGGAAACCGTACAGCTTGGTATCGAATTACAGTCGAGAGTGATACGGAAGTGGTCGCACTGCTGGATGCTCTGGCTTATCGGAAAAGCGAGTACATTATTCCTATTGAAGAATAG
- a CDS encoding phenylacetate--CoA ligase family protein produces the protein MIFNNEMETISRDKMEEIQLERLKKTIAHAYENVSFHQESFAKAGIKPEDIQSLDDLEKVPFMKKTDLRENYPFNLFAVDMSEVVRIHGSSGTKGKPTVVGYTKQDVENWAEIVARAICCAGGKPGDIFHNAYGYGLFTGGIGLHYGVERLGAAVVPISGGNTPRQITLIEDFNPRGIAATPSYVLNIVEEMKKMGLDPRETSLEYGIFGAEPWSEEMRAQLEEELGIKAVDIYGLSEVMGPGVSIECYEAQDGLHIAEDHFLAEIIDPETGEVLPYGMEGELVFTSLTKEAFPVIRYRTGDIASLNPEKCKCGRTSLRMSRIKGRVDDMLIIRGVNVFPTEIESVLLSFKQLAPYYQVVIERDGSLDRFEVHCEVTSAFMSEVGQLEGSTEVAKLMKAIGHDMKNALGVSVVLRMNQPNSIPRSEGKAIRIVDNRNKVMA, from the coding sequence ATGATCTTTAACAATGAAATGGAAACGATATCAAGAGATAAAATGGAAGAAATTCAGCTGGAGAGACTGAAGAAAACGATTGCACATGCCTACGAGAATGTGTCATTCCATCAAGAAAGCTTTGCGAAGGCAGGAATTAAACCGGAAGATATTCAATCATTAGACGATCTGGAAAAAGTTCCATTCATGAAGAAAACAGACTTGCGAGAGAACTATCCATTTAACTTGTTTGCGGTTGATATGAGCGAAGTTGTTCGCATTCACGGTTCTTCCGGTACAAAGGGAAAACCAACGGTAGTAGGCTATACAAAACAGGATGTTGAGAATTGGGCTGAAATCGTTGCCCGCGCGATCTGCTGTGCCGGCGGTAAACCAGGAGATATATTCCATAACGCATATGGATATGGTCTGTTTACGGGAGGTATTGGCCTTCATTATGGAGTTGAACGTTTAGGGGCAGCGGTTGTTCCGATTTCTGGTGGGAATACTCCACGTCAAATCACACTCATTGAGGATTTCAACCCACGTGGAATTGCCGCAACACCGTCCTACGTTTTGAATATCGTAGAAGAAATGAAAAAGATGGGCCTCGACCCTCGTGAAACAAGTCTGGAGTACGGCATTTTCGGAGCAGAGCCATGGTCTGAGGAGATGCGTGCTCAACTGGAAGAAGAACTTGGAATTAAAGCGGTTGATATTTACGGCTTAAGCGAAGTGATGGGACCGGGCGTTTCAATTGAATGTTATGAAGCACAGGATGGCCTGCATATCGCAGAGGATCATTTCCTTGCTGAAATCATTGATCCAGAAACAGGGGAAGTGCTTCCGTATGGCATGGAGGGCGAGCTGGTCTTCACTTCTTTGACAAAAGAAGCGTTTCCGGTCATTCGCTATCGTACAGGAGACATTGCATCATTAAATCCAGAAAAGTGCAAATGCGGACGTACAAGCTTAAGAATGTCCCGGATCAAAGGTCGGGTTGATGATATGTTAATTATTCGCGGAGTCAACGTATTCCCGACAGAGATTGAATCGGTTCTATTGAGCTTCAAACAGCTGGCTCCGTATTATCAGGTTGTCATTGAACGGGATGGGTCACTGGACCGCTTTGAAGTGCATTGCGAGGTAACGTCAGCGTTTATGAGTGAAGTGGGTCAACTTGAAGGAAGTACAGAAGTGGCGAAACTCATGAAAGCGATTGGTCATGATATGAAGAATGCTCTTGGTGTAAGCGTTGTCTTACGTATGAATCAGCCGAATTCGATTCCGCGCAGTGAAGGAAAAGCAATCCGTATTGTGGATAACCGCAATAAGGTTATGGCGTAA
- a CDS encoding 3-hydroxyacyl-CoA dehydrogenase family protein, producing the protein MATEQVGVIGAGTMGAGIALVCTRNEYPVMLLDANQAVLDKARSYIEAALEKDVQKGKISEQQKEESYQRVRFVSDMQELASCTIVIEAVPERLELKKSIFSSLTEICASDALLLTNTSSISITEIAGGLLNPERILGFHFFNPAPVMPLIEVIHGKKSSQENVEKAYQFACDLGKIPVLVADTPGFIVNRIARPYYNEALRIMGDRVAQPEQIDEIMKRAGGFKMGPFELQDLIGIDINFATTESVYSNFFHEGRFKPSRIQQRMVQAGNLGRKTGEGFYDYNK; encoded by the coding sequence ATGGCAACGGAACAGGTAGGTGTCATAGGCGCAGGAACGATGGGAGCGGGGATTGCTCTTGTCTGCACTCGCAATGAATACCCGGTTATGTTACTCGATGCAAACCAGGCGGTGTTAGATAAGGCGCGTTCCTATATAGAAGCGGCTCTCGAGAAGGATGTACAAAAAGGAAAGATAAGCGAACAGCAGAAAGAGGAAAGTTATCAGCGTGTTCGTTTTGTATCCGATATGCAGGAGTTGGCTTCCTGTACCATCGTGATTGAAGCAGTGCCAGAGCGACTGGAGCTGAAAAAGTCTATTTTCTCTTCGCTTACAGAGATTTGTGCTTCGGATGCATTGTTACTCACAAATACGTCTTCCATTTCGATCACGGAAATTGCCGGGGGACTCTTGAACCCGGAACGCATTCTTGGTTTTCATTTCTTTAATCCGGCTCCGGTTATGCCGTTAATTGAAGTTATTCACGGTAAAAAATCGAGTCAGGAAAACGTAGAGAAGGCGTACCAATTCGCCTGCGATCTCGGTAAAATTCCGGTTCTTGTAGCCGATACACCGGGATTTATCGTGAATCGAATTGCGCGTCCTTATTATAATGAAGCATTGCGTATTATGGGAGATCGGGTAGCTCAACCGGAGCAAATCGATGAGATTATGAAGCGGGCAGGAGGATTTAAAATGGGTCCTTTTGAGCTGCAAGATTTGATCGGCATTGATATTAACTTTGCGACGACAGAATCGGTCTATTCGAATTTCTTCCACGAGGGACGCTTCAAGCCAAGCCGTATCCAGCAACGTATGGTACAGGCAGGTAATCTGGGGAGAAAGACGGGGGAAGGTTTCTATGACTACAACAAATAG
- a CDS encoding 3-hydroxyacyl-CoA dehydrogenase family protein, with translation MTTTNRIVLVTGASPLHQELKHVAESNGYHVIDMDQLAEYKDQIELAIEVNSLNQEAKKATIQELDGVLAAHVPIVATSLSVTATEIASWATIPDRVCGFGTFVPLVERELIEVAPALQTTAHTLEQVKAFMQSVGKDTAVVDDEVGLVFPRILSLIINEAVFTLHEGTATREDIDIAMKKGTNYPYGPLEWADRIGLDEVYAVIRGLHHDLAEERYRPAPLLRKLVLAGRVGQRSGQGFYTYEEQKVGQR, from the coding sequence ATGACTACAACAAATAGAATCGTTTTAGTGACCGGAGCGAGTCCTCTACATCAGGAACTGAAGCACGTAGCGGAAAGTAACGGTTATCACGTAATCGATATGGACCAGCTAGCCGAATATAAGGATCAGATTGAATTGGCGATTGAAGTGAACAGTCTCAATCAGGAAGCAAAAAAGGCAACGATTCAGGAGTTAGATGGAGTTCTGGCAGCGCATGTTCCGATTGTAGCGACATCACTTTCGGTTACCGCAACCGAAATCGCTTCATGGGCAACCATTCCAGACAGAGTGTGTGGATTTGGCACGTTCGTTCCGTTAGTAGAGAGAGAGTTGATTGAAGTAGCACCAGCTCTGCAAACAACCGCTCATACGCTAGAACAGGTGAAAGCGTTTATGCAATCAGTAGGTAAAGATACAGCGGTAGTAGATGATGAAGTGGGTCTCGTATTCCCACGCATTTTATCGCTCATTATTAATGAAGCAGTATTTACGCTCCACGAAGGCACGGCTACGCGTGAGGATATTGATATCGCGATGAAGAAAGGAACGAACTATCCGTATGGTCCACTGGAGTGGGCAGACCGGATCGGCCTGGATGAAGTATATGCGGTTATTCGCGGTCTTCATCACGACCTTGCAGAAGAACGGTATCGCCCGGCTCCACTTCTCCGTAAGCTGGTGCTTGCCGGACGGGTA